Proteins from one Rosa chinensis cultivar Old Blush chromosome 7, RchiOBHm-V2, whole genome shotgun sequence genomic window:
- the LOC112176104 gene encoding uncharacterized protein LOC112176104 isoform X1 has translation MVHDFEACADCTQKCLLIHGNKKSGSHIETSFFKIMFGKQFSKFMELPPKVARILLLSDRRTFLEDSRGLRWKVAISSVNGSWAFQQGWNAFALDHDLQVGDFLVFNYVVGSHFTVKIYDNSGCEVNLFETIHQNNRNRVHTDGQCHTIGKSTVSKSVSDTFAGPDAEISKCLNEVHGMKKPLIITENASDHDDDERSKCKRKAEFADDMSCMMEREYGHQQGDNRVRILDLSSFESFKKIKTCGSDGSNKVAAVNETHSHHADSSLKLRNEVSSVKIPVAKELVDRVIPSDASEIERTQKNNYSEYKVKGAPLSDKDSSTNVTSGHLFPTLPENPEQKEEIFSDISNRAAKKCQSANVSGNDHQVAVSGNEHDLIDDTCQSANKKITEISKSCGIPIAFLSQNDKVMKVIENKPVELTSHPCGQEVIPESNDIVMMNIGKESVDLTSDPCSREVIPERKDKAGTIFENVIVDLTSDQCSQEFIEKEESLDLSTKVGIQIPSGPAEFERTEECNKSEAKVNRVPSDKDSCTETSGHPFPTHSENPEENGETTSKKATKECRNADGSELLSGKDQVVPSQKEPDLMYASSPRDNKKLTGISESIHNPLTFECQNYDVIINEKESVEVTCQDVIPQRKDTIIENKSVEVTLELCRQEVIPERKDTNVIGEESVDLTLDPSCQEFTPETKGESLKVFNRVHRQLANTNIRVVPSDASDLERTEKRNYSAVKVRKVSTSDKVPHTKQTSCHLNPIRHVHVEEDKTNIPKISNRGINKLKTTDGSVAASQKEQVSIGDSCQQAKKKFTGISNSFEAPVTSGSQYYSAKMSKIMEKEFVNSSSDPCSQEIIPEVDATSKLSNKLQSQSNFARKNDSALSVVKPEPIEDAGATFPSFTISCLATDRQSFLELPKSLPLPLNTMKGRSKLDRRIVYLQGPDKRLWPVLYIQKFFFRTLANGWEAFSMANNIEQGDRCTIEVTNQTEGICTVHIVKMRDDMEFYEEYEHSPLIDLS, from the exons ATTGAAACCTCTTTTttcaaaatcatgtttggaaaaCAGTTTTCTAAATTTATG GAATTGCCTCCAAAAGTTGCTCGTATTTTGTTATTGTCTGATCGGAGAACTTTTCTTGAAGATTCACGAGGACTGCGGTGGAAAGTTGCAATATCTAGTGTTAATGGTTCCTGGGCCTTTCAACAAGGATGGAATGCTTTTGCACTAGACCATGACCTACAAGTAGGAGATTTTCTGGTCTTCAATTACGTTGTGGGTTCACATTTTACTGTTAAGATATATGACAACTCTGGGTGTGAAGTGAATCTTTTTGAGACCATACATCAGAACAACAGAAATAGGGTTCACACAGATGGTCAGTGCCACACCATTGGTAAAAGTACAGTGAGCAAATCCGTTTCAGATACCTTTGCTGGTCCAGATGCAGAAATAAGTAAATGCTTGAATGAAGTGCATGGTATGAAGAAACCTCTAATTATCACAGAAAATGCTTCAGATCACGATGATGATGAAAGGTCAAAGTGCAAGCGCAAAGCAGAATTTGCTGACGACATGTCATGTATGATGGAAAGAGAATATGGACACCAACAAGGAGACAACAGAGTCCGTATTCTTGATTTGTCTAGTTTTGAATCATTCAAAAAGATAAAAACCTGTGGCAGTGATGGAAGCAATAAAGTTGCTGCAGTGAATGAAACACATTCTCATCATGCTGATTCATCACTGAAATTGAGAAATGAAGTTAGCTCAGTTAAAATTCCAGTGGCCAAAGAGTTGGTGGATAGAGTAATTCCTTCAGATGCATCTGAGATTGAAAGGACTCAGAAAAATAACTATTCTGAATACAAGGTAAAGGGGGCACCCCTGTCTGATAAAGATTCATCCACCAATGTGACCTCTGGACATCTCTTTCCAACACTTCCTGAAAATCCTGAACAAAAGGAAGAGATCTTCTCTGATATTTCAAACAGAGCAGCCAAAAAATGCCAGTCTGCTAATGTATCAG GCAATGATCATCAGGTAGCAGTATCAGGAAATGAACATGATTTGATTGATGACACTTGTCAAAGTGCCAACAAAAAAATTACTGAAATTTCAAAGTCCTGCGGTATTCCCATTGCTTTCCTCTCCCAAAATG ATAAAGTGATGAAGGTCATTGAAAACAAGCCGGTGGAGTTGACTTCACATCCATGCGGTCAGGAGGTCATTCCAGAAAGTAATG ATATTGTGATGATGAACATTGGAAAAGAGTCTGTGGATTTGACTTCAGATCCATGCAGTCGGGAGGTCATTCCAGAAAGAAAGG ATAAAGCTGGGACCATCTTTGAAAATGTTATTGTGGACTTGACTTCAGATCAATGCAGTCAGGAGTTCATTGAAAAAG AGGAATCATTAGATCTTTCCACCAAGGTTGGAATACAAATTCCTTCAGGTCCAGCTGAGTTTGAAAGGACTGAGGAATGTAACAAATCTGAAGCCAAGGTCAATAGGGTACCGTCTGATAAAGATTCATGCACTGAGACCTCTGGGCATCCCTTCCCAACACATTCTGAAAATCctgaagaaaatggagagaccaCCTCAAAGAAAGCAACAAAAGAATGCCGGAATGCTGATGGATCAG AATTATTATCAGGCAAGGATCAGGTGGTACCATCACAAAAGGAACCTGATTTAATGTATGCTAGTTCCCCAAGAGACAACAAGAAATTGACTGGGATTTCAGAGTCTATTCATAATCCCCTTACTTTTGAATGCCAAAATTATG ATGTGATCATCAACGAGAAGGAGTCTGTTGAGGTGACTTGTCAGGACGTCATTCCACAGAGAAAGG ATACCATCATTGAAAACAAGTCTGTTGAGGTGACTTTAGAACTATGCAGGCAGGAAGTTATTCCAGAAAGAAAGG ATACAAACGTCATTGGAGAAGAGTCTGTTGATTTGACTTTAGATCCAAGCTGTCAAGAGTTCACTCCAGAAACAAAGG GGGAATCATTAAAGGTTTTCAACAGGGTACACAGACAGCTTGCTAATACAAATATAAGAGTAGTTCCTTCAGATGCATCTGACCTTGAAAGGACTGAGAAAAGAAATTATTCTGCAGTTAAGGTCAGAAAGGTATCAACTTCTGATAAAGTTCCACACACCAAGCAGACCTCTTGTCATCTCAACCCAATACGTCATGTACATGTTGAAGAAGATAAAACAAACATCCCTAAGATTTCAAACAGAGGAATAAACAAACTTAAGACTACTGATGGATCAG TGGCTGCATCCCAAAAGGAACAAGTTTCTATCGGTGACAGCTGCCAACAAGCCAAAAAGAAATTTACTGGAATTTCAAATTCTTTTGAAGCTCCGGTTACTTCTGGATCCCAATATTATTCAG CTAAAATGTCAAAGATCATGGAAAAGGAGTTTGTAAACTCCAGTTCAGATCCATGCAGTCAGGAGATTATTCCAGAAGTTGATG CCACATCAAAGCTCTCTAACAAGTTGCAGAGTCAGAGTAATTTTGCAAGAAAAAATGACAGCGCTCTTTCAGTGGTAAAACCTGAACCCATTGAAGATGCAGGTGCAACCTTTCCAAGTTTCACAATCTCCTGTTTGGCAACTGACCGTCAATCTTTTCTG GAGTTGCCAAAGAGTTTGCCATTACCCTTGAACACCATGAAGGGAAGGTCTAAACTGGATAGGAGGATAGTTTATCTTCAAGGTCCTGATAAGAGATTGTGGCCAGTCCTCTACATTCAGAAATTTTTCTTCAGAACTTTGGCAAATGGTTGGGAGGCTTTCAGCATGGCAAATAATATTGAACAAGGAGATCGATGTACTATTGAGGTCACAAATCAAACTGAAGGCATATGTACTGTGCACATAGTTAAGATGAGAGATGATATGGAATTCTATGAAGAGTATGAGCACAGTCCTCTCATTGACCTGTCATAA
- the LOC112176104 gene encoding uncharacterized protein LOC112176104 isoform X3, whose product MVHDFEACADCTQKCLLIHGNKKSGSHIETSFFKIMFGKQFSKFMELPPKVARILLLSDRRTFLEDSRGLRWKVAISSVNGSWAFQQGWNAFALDHDLQVGDFLVFNYVVGSHFTVKIYDNSGCEVNLFETIHQNNRNRVHTDGQCHTIGKSTVSKSVSDTFAGPDAEISKCLNEVHGMKKPLIITENASDHDDDERSKCKRKAEFADDMSCMMEREYGHQQGDNRVRILDLSSFESFKKIKTCGSDGSNKVAAVNETHSHHADSSLKLRNEVSSVKIPVAKELVDRVIPSDASEIERTQKNNYSEYKVKGAPLSDKDSSTNVTSGHLFPTLPENPEQKEEIFSDISNRAAKKCQSANVSGNDHQVAVSGNEHDLIDDTCQSANKKITEISKSCDKVMKVIENKPVELTSHPCGQEVIPESNDIVMMNIGKESVDLTSDPCSREVIPERKDKAGTIFENVIVDLTSDQCSQEFIEKEESLDLSTKVGIQIPSGPAEFERTEECNKSEAKVNRVPSDKDSCTETSGHPFPTHSENPEENGETTSKKATKECRNADGSELLSGKDQVVPSQKEPDLMYASSPRDNKKLTGISESIHNPLTFECQNYDVIINEKESVEVTCQDVIPQRKDTIIENKSVEVTLELCRQEVIPERKDTNVIGEESVDLTLDPSCQEFTPETKGESLKVFNRVHRQLANTNIRVVPSDASDLERTEKRNYSAVKVRKVSTSDKVPHTKQTSCHLNPIRHVHVEEDKTNIPKISNRGINKLKTTDGSVAASQKEQVSIGDSCQQAKKKFTGISNSFEAPVTSGSQYYSAKMSKIMEKEFVNSSSDPCSQEIIPEVDATSKLSNKLQSQSNFARKNDSALSVVKPEPIEDAGATFPSFTISCLATDRQSFLELPKSLPLPLNTMKGRSKLDRRIVYLQGPDKRLWPVLYIQKFFFRTLANGWEAFSMANNIEQGDRCTIEVTNQTEGICTVHIVKMRDDMEFYEEYEHSPLIDLS is encoded by the exons ATTGAAACCTCTTTTttcaaaatcatgtttggaaaaCAGTTTTCTAAATTTATG GAATTGCCTCCAAAAGTTGCTCGTATTTTGTTATTGTCTGATCGGAGAACTTTTCTTGAAGATTCACGAGGACTGCGGTGGAAAGTTGCAATATCTAGTGTTAATGGTTCCTGGGCCTTTCAACAAGGATGGAATGCTTTTGCACTAGACCATGACCTACAAGTAGGAGATTTTCTGGTCTTCAATTACGTTGTGGGTTCACATTTTACTGTTAAGATATATGACAACTCTGGGTGTGAAGTGAATCTTTTTGAGACCATACATCAGAACAACAGAAATAGGGTTCACACAGATGGTCAGTGCCACACCATTGGTAAAAGTACAGTGAGCAAATCCGTTTCAGATACCTTTGCTGGTCCAGATGCAGAAATAAGTAAATGCTTGAATGAAGTGCATGGTATGAAGAAACCTCTAATTATCACAGAAAATGCTTCAGATCACGATGATGATGAAAGGTCAAAGTGCAAGCGCAAAGCAGAATTTGCTGACGACATGTCATGTATGATGGAAAGAGAATATGGACACCAACAAGGAGACAACAGAGTCCGTATTCTTGATTTGTCTAGTTTTGAATCATTCAAAAAGATAAAAACCTGTGGCAGTGATGGAAGCAATAAAGTTGCTGCAGTGAATGAAACACATTCTCATCATGCTGATTCATCACTGAAATTGAGAAATGAAGTTAGCTCAGTTAAAATTCCAGTGGCCAAAGAGTTGGTGGATAGAGTAATTCCTTCAGATGCATCTGAGATTGAAAGGACTCAGAAAAATAACTATTCTGAATACAAGGTAAAGGGGGCACCCCTGTCTGATAAAGATTCATCCACCAATGTGACCTCTGGACATCTCTTTCCAACACTTCCTGAAAATCCTGAACAAAAGGAAGAGATCTTCTCTGATATTTCAAACAGAGCAGCCAAAAAATGCCAGTCTGCTAATGTATCAG GCAATGATCATCAGGTAGCAGTATCAGGAAATGAACATGATTTGATTGATGACACTTGTCAAAGTGCCAACAAAAAAATTACTGAAATTTCAAAGTCCTGCG ATAAAGTGATGAAGGTCATTGAAAACAAGCCGGTGGAGTTGACTTCACATCCATGCGGTCAGGAGGTCATTCCAGAAAGTAATG ATATTGTGATGATGAACATTGGAAAAGAGTCTGTGGATTTGACTTCAGATCCATGCAGTCGGGAGGTCATTCCAGAAAGAAAGG ATAAAGCTGGGACCATCTTTGAAAATGTTATTGTGGACTTGACTTCAGATCAATGCAGTCAGGAGTTCATTGAAAAAG AGGAATCATTAGATCTTTCCACCAAGGTTGGAATACAAATTCCTTCAGGTCCAGCTGAGTTTGAAAGGACTGAGGAATGTAACAAATCTGAAGCCAAGGTCAATAGGGTACCGTCTGATAAAGATTCATGCACTGAGACCTCTGGGCATCCCTTCCCAACACATTCTGAAAATCctgaagaaaatggagagaccaCCTCAAAGAAAGCAACAAAAGAATGCCGGAATGCTGATGGATCAG AATTATTATCAGGCAAGGATCAGGTGGTACCATCACAAAAGGAACCTGATTTAATGTATGCTAGTTCCCCAAGAGACAACAAGAAATTGACTGGGATTTCAGAGTCTATTCATAATCCCCTTACTTTTGAATGCCAAAATTATG ATGTGATCATCAACGAGAAGGAGTCTGTTGAGGTGACTTGTCAGGACGTCATTCCACAGAGAAAGG ATACCATCATTGAAAACAAGTCTGTTGAGGTGACTTTAGAACTATGCAGGCAGGAAGTTATTCCAGAAAGAAAGG ATACAAACGTCATTGGAGAAGAGTCTGTTGATTTGACTTTAGATCCAAGCTGTCAAGAGTTCACTCCAGAAACAAAGG GGGAATCATTAAAGGTTTTCAACAGGGTACACAGACAGCTTGCTAATACAAATATAAGAGTAGTTCCTTCAGATGCATCTGACCTTGAAAGGACTGAGAAAAGAAATTATTCTGCAGTTAAGGTCAGAAAGGTATCAACTTCTGATAAAGTTCCACACACCAAGCAGACCTCTTGTCATCTCAACCCAATACGTCATGTACATGTTGAAGAAGATAAAACAAACATCCCTAAGATTTCAAACAGAGGAATAAACAAACTTAAGACTACTGATGGATCAG TGGCTGCATCCCAAAAGGAACAAGTTTCTATCGGTGACAGCTGCCAACAAGCCAAAAAGAAATTTACTGGAATTTCAAATTCTTTTGAAGCTCCGGTTACTTCTGGATCCCAATATTATTCAG CTAAAATGTCAAAGATCATGGAAAAGGAGTTTGTAAACTCCAGTTCAGATCCATGCAGTCAGGAGATTATTCCAGAAGTTGATG CCACATCAAAGCTCTCTAACAAGTTGCAGAGTCAGAGTAATTTTGCAAGAAAAAATGACAGCGCTCTTTCAGTGGTAAAACCTGAACCCATTGAAGATGCAGGTGCAACCTTTCCAAGTTTCACAATCTCCTGTTTGGCAACTGACCGTCAATCTTTTCTG GAGTTGCCAAAGAGTTTGCCATTACCCTTGAACACCATGAAGGGAAGGTCTAAACTGGATAGGAGGATAGTTTATCTTCAAGGTCCTGATAAGAGATTGTGGCCAGTCCTCTACATTCAGAAATTTTTCTTCAGAACTTTGGCAAATGGTTGGGAGGCTTTCAGCATGGCAAATAATATTGAACAAGGAGATCGATGTACTATTGAGGTCACAAATCAAACTGAAGGCATATGTACTGTGCACATAGTTAAGATGAGAGATGATATGGAATTCTATGAAGAGTATGAGCACAGTCCTCTCATTGACCTGTCATAA
- the LOC112176104 gene encoding uncharacterized protein LOC112176104 isoform X2, with the protein MVHDFEACADCTQKCLLIHGNKKSGSHIETSFFKIMFGKQFSKFMELPPKVARILLLSDRRTFLEDSRGLRWKVAISSVNGSWAFQQGWNAFALDHDLQVGDFLVFNYVVGSHFTVKIYDNSGCEVNLFETIHQNNRNRVHTDGQCHTIGKSTVSKSVSDTFAGPDAEISKCLNEVHGMKKPLIITENASDHDDDERSKCKRKAEFADDMSCMMEREYGHQQGDNRVRILDLSSFESFKKIKTCGSDGSNKVAAVNETHSHHADSSLKLRNEVSSVKIPVAKELVDRVIPSDASEIERTQKNNYSEYKVKGAPLSDKDSSTNVTSGHLFPTLPENPEQKEEIFSDISNRAAKKCQSANVSGNDHQVAVSGNEHDLIDDTCQSANKKITEISKSCGIPIAFLSQNDKVMKVIENKPVELTSHPCGQEVIPENIVMMNIGKESVDLTSDPCSREVIPERKDKAGTIFENVIVDLTSDQCSQEFIEKEESLDLSTKVGIQIPSGPAEFERTEECNKSEAKVNRVPSDKDSCTETSGHPFPTHSENPEENGETTSKKATKECRNADGSELLSGKDQVVPSQKEPDLMYASSPRDNKKLTGISESIHNPLTFECQNYDVIINEKESVEVTCQDVIPQRKDTIIENKSVEVTLELCRQEVIPERKDTNVIGEESVDLTLDPSCQEFTPETKGESLKVFNRVHRQLANTNIRVVPSDASDLERTEKRNYSAVKVRKVSTSDKVPHTKQTSCHLNPIRHVHVEEDKTNIPKISNRGINKLKTTDGSVAASQKEQVSIGDSCQQAKKKFTGISNSFEAPVTSGSQYYSAKMSKIMEKEFVNSSSDPCSQEIIPEVDATSKLSNKLQSQSNFARKNDSALSVVKPEPIEDAGATFPSFTISCLATDRQSFLELPKSLPLPLNTMKGRSKLDRRIVYLQGPDKRLWPVLYIQKFFFRTLANGWEAFSMANNIEQGDRCTIEVTNQTEGICTVHIVKMRDDMEFYEEYEHSPLIDLS; encoded by the exons ATTGAAACCTCTTTTttcaaaatcatgtttggaaaaCAGTTTTCTAAATTTATG GAATTGCCTCCAAAAGTTGCTCGTATTTTGTTATTGTCTGATCGGAGAACTTTTCTTGAAGATTCACGAGGACTGCGGTGGAAAGTTGCAATATCTAGTGTTAATGGTTCCTGGGCCTTTCAACAAGGATGGAATGCTTTTGCACTAGACCATGACCTACAAGTAGGAGATTTTCTGGTCTTCAATTACGTTGTGGGTTCACATTTTACTGTTAAGATATATGACAACTCTGGGTGTGAAGTGAATCTTTTTGAGACCATACATCAGAACAACAGAAATAGGGTTCACACAGATGGTCAGTGCCACACCATTGGTAAAAGTACAGTGAGCAAATCCGTTTCAGATACCTTTGCTGGTCCAGATGCAGAAATAAGTAAATGCTTGAATGAAGTGCATGGTATGAAGAAACCTCTAATTATCACAGAAAATGCTTCAGATCACGATGATGATGAAAGGTCAAAGTGCAAGCGCAAAGCAGAATTTGCTGACGACATGTCATGTATGATGGAAAGAGAATATGGACACCAACAAGGAGACAACAGAGTCCGTATTCTTGATTTGTCTAGTTTTGAATCATTCAAAAAGATAAAAACCTGTGGCAGTGATGGAAGCAATAAAGTTGCTGCAGTGAATGAAACACATTCTCATCATGCTGATTCATCACTGAAATTGAGAAATGAAGTTAGCTCAGTTAAAATTCCAGTGGCCAAAGAGTTGGTGGATAGAGTAATTCCTTCAGATGCATCTGAGATTGAAAGGACTCAGAAAAATAACTATTCTGAATACAAGGTAAAGGGGGCACCCCTGTCTGATAAAGATTCATCCACCAATGTGACCTCTGGACATCTCTTTCCAACACTTCCTGAAAATCCTGAACAAAAGGAAGAGATCTTCTCTGATATTTCAAACAGAGCAGCCAAAAAATGCCAGTCTGCTAATGTATCAG GCAATGATCATCAGGTAGCAGTATCAGGAAATGAACATGATTTGATTGATGACACTTGTCAAAGTGCCAACAAAAAAATTACTGAAATTTCAAAGTCCTGCGGTATTCCCATTGCTTTCCTCTCCCAAAATG ATAAAGTGATGAAGGTCATTGAAAACAAGCCGGTGGAGTTGACTTCACATCCATGCGGTCAGGAGGTCATTCCAGAAA ATATTGTGATGATGAACATTGGAAAAGAGTCTGTGGATTTGACTTCAGATCCATGCAGTCGGGAGGTCATTCCAGAAAGAAAGG ATAAAGCTGGGACCATCTTTGAAAATGTTATTGTGGACTTGACTTCAGATCAATGCAGTCAGGAGTTCATTGAAAAAG AGGAATCATTAGATCTTTCCACCAAGGTTGGAATACAAATTCCTTCAGGTCCAGCTGAGTTTGAAAGGACTGAGGAATGTAACAAATCTGAAGCCAAGGTCAATAGGGTACCGTCTGATAAAGATTCATGCACTGAGACCTCTGGGCATCCCTTCCCAACACATTCTGAAAATCctgaagaaaatggagagaccaCCTCAAAGAAAGCAACAAAAGAATGCCGGAATGCTGATGGATCAG AATTATTATCAGGCAAGGATCAGGTGGTACCATCACAAAAGGAACCTGATTTAATGTATGCTAGTTCCCCAAGAGACAACAAGAAATTGACTGGGATTTCAGAGTCTATTCATAATCCCCTTACTTTTGAATGCCAAAATTATG ATGTGATCATCAACGAGAAGGAGTCTGTTGAGGTGACTTGTCAGGACGTCATTCCACAGAGAAAGG ATACCATCATTGAAAACAAGTCTGTTGAGGTGACTTTAGAACTATGCAGGCAGGAAGTTATTCCAGAAAGAAAGG ATACAAACGTCATTGGAGAAGAGTCTGTTGATTTGACTTTAGATCCAAGCTGTCAAGAGTTCACTCCAGAAACAAAGG GGGAATCATTAAAGGTTTTCAACAGGGTACACAGACAGCTTGCTAATACAAATATAAGAGTAGTTCCTTCAGATGCATCTGACCTTGAAAGGACTGAGAAAAGAAATTATTCTGCAGTTAAGGTCAGAAAGGTATCAACTTCTGATAAAGTTCCACACACCAAGCAGACCTCTTGTCATCTCAACCCAATACGTCATGTACATGTTGAAGAAGATAAAACAAACATCCCTAAGATTTCAAACAGAGGAATAAACAAACTTAAGACTACTGATGGATCAG TGGCTGCATCCCAAAAGGAACAAGTTTCTATCGGTGACAGCTGCCAACAAGCCAAAAAGAAATTTACTGGAATTTCAAATTCTTTTGAAGCTCCGGTTACTTCTGGATCCCAATATTATTCAG CTAAAATGTCAAAGATCATGGAAAAGGAGTTTGTAAACTCCAGTTCAGATCCATGCAGTCAGGAGATTATTCCAGAAGTTGATG CCACATCAAAGCTCTCTAACAAGTTGCAGAGTCAGAGTAATTTTGCAAGAAAAAATGACAGCGCTCTTTCAGTGGTAAAACCTGAACCCATTGAAGATGCAGGTGCAACCTTTCCAAGTTTCACAATCTCCTGTTTGGCAACTGACCGTCAATCTTTTCTG GAGTTGCCAAAGAGTTTGCCATTACCCTTGAACACCATGAAGGGAAGGTCTAAACTGGATAGGAGGATAGTTTATCTTCAAGGTCCTGATAAGAGATTGTGGCCAGTCCTCTACATTCAGAAATTTTTCTTCAGAACTTTGGCAAATGGTTGGGAGGCTTTCAGCATGGCAAATAATATTGAACAAGGAGATCGATGTACTATTGAGGTCACAAATCAAACTGAAGGCATATGTACTGTGCACATAGTTAAGATGAGAGATGATATGGAATTCTATGAAGAGTATGAGCACAGTCCTCTCATTGACCTGTCATAA